The DNA window TTAGATTTATTTAAAGAATTTCTTAAAGTATTTTTAAAGAATTTTCTTAATACATTTTCTTTCCCATTCTTTTTAACTGTCTTTTTAAATAGCATAGCTGACATGGCCGGTGTAATAAACATGGATACCACATAAGCTGCTATTATGGATATTATAAGAACTAAAGGTATAGCCACTAAGAAGTCTCCTGCTACTCCTGGCAATCCCAATAATGGTGAAAATGCCGCTATAGTAGTTAGCGTTGCTGTGAATATTGGAATGGCAGACATGCTAGTTCCCTTCTGTGCTGCTTCATCAGGAGTCTCTCCATTATCTATTCTCACTTGGATAGTGTCACTAATAACTATGGCATTATCCACTAGGATTCCAAGGGCTACTATTAAAGCCGTTAAGGACATCTGATGTATTTTTATTCCCATTAAATACATGACTCCAAAGGTTATTAGTATGGACATGGGAATAGCTGCTGATACTACTAGGGCATTTCTCATACCCATTCCTAAGAATACTACTACAATAACCAATACTACACCCTCAACTAAATTTATCATAAAATCATTAACAGATTTAGATACATCCTCTGGTTGATATATGACTTCTTCTACTACTAGGTCCTCTGGTAATTGAGCCTTTACCTCATCTATTATTTTTCTTACGTCTTTACCTATTATTACTACATTTTTTCCTTCTTTAAAATATCCAGTTAAGAGTACAGCATTCTTTCCATTTTGTTTATACTTTTGAGCTCCTTCTTCAAGGCCCATATATATGTCTGCCACATCTCTTAACCTTACTGTACTACCATTTTGTGACGATATTCCTATTATAGTATTTTCTACATCCTTTAAAGATGTGAATATACCTGGTGTTTTTACTGTAATCTTATCTTTACCATATTCAATATCTCCAGATGGTATTTCAACATTTTGTGCTTGTAGTGCTTTATCTATATCATCAATTCCCATTCCATATTGATTTAATTTTTCTATATCTACAACTACTTTAACTTCTTTTTCTAATTTACCCTCTATGGTGAACTTAGATATTCCATCTACATCTGATAATTTATCTTCAAATAATTCACCAAAAGACTCTAATTGATCATAGGTATAATTGTCCCCTGATAAACTTATTATGATCCCTGCAGCTTCAGTTAAATCCGTATTTATATCACTTGCCATAGTGCCACTAGGAAGTTCACTTTCCACATCAGCTACGGCATTTCTCACATCCTGCATGGCCTTGTCATTATCCACATCACTATCAAAGGCTACTAAAACAATTGATAAACCTTCCTTAGATGTTCCTTCCACCTTATCAAATCCATCTAATTCCACCATCTTATCTTCTATCTTTTTGGTTACAAGTTCCTTCACATCGTTAGGAGATGCTCCTGGATAGGGAGTTACAATAAGGGCATAGGGTGCCGATACATCTGGACTCTCTTGTCTTGGCAATATATAGTAACTAACGGCTCCTACTATACCTATTACAATGGATAGAAATATAACTATTACCTTTTTCTCTATAACTTTTTTAATTATGCTATTCATAAGTATGACCTCTCTACTCCACTATTTTTATTTTAGTTCCATCATCTAAATTCTTCATACCGCTTATAGCTATTTTTTCTCCTGCCTTTAAGCCCTTTACTAACATCTTGTTATCAGAGATTTTATCTATTTGTATAGTTCTCTTAAAAGCTCGATCTCCATCTATTACATACACATAGTCTTCTCCATTAGAAAAAATCGATGTTACTGGTACCCATATGCCCGATTCCGCTCCTATAGGGAAATCCACATTGGCAATAGAACCTAATCTATACTTATTTGTATTAACTGTTACTTCCACATTATAGGTTCTACTTTCCTTATCTGGAACTTCTGAAATATTTGTTACAGTTCCATCAGCCTTATTTCCATCCACATCTACTTGGGAATTTTGACCTAATTTTAATTTATCAATATCCCTTTGAGATACCCCTACATTTATTACCTGTTCATTACTTCTAAGAACTAATATGGGATTATAGGCTCCTACTAATTCATTTTCTTCTACTAGCACATCTAATACAATCCCATCATTTTTAGATTTTAGTGTTGCATCATGAATTAAAGTAGTTTTATAATCATAATCAGCCTTTGCCTGTTCATATTGAGCCCTTGCCTGTAAATATACTGATTCACTTTGATCCAGTTGAAGTTTCACTTTGTCATATGTATCTCTAGATACGGCCTGTTGACCATATAATTTCTCTATTTTATTAAAATATTCTCTATTATAACTTAGAGCATCATTGGCCTTTGTAATATTTAACTCCGCTGCATCTAATACTCCCTTAGCAGCTGTTACTTGGAAATTTAAATCAGAAGTATCTAGTGTTGCTAGTATTTGTCCTTTACTTACTTTATCACCCTTTTCCACATTTATAGATCCAATCTTTCCATTTACTTTAAATCCATATTTAGTGGTTTCCTTAGAATCTACAGTTCCTATATAGTCTAAGCTAACAGGCTTTTCATCCTTAGCTACCTCTTGTACCTTTACAGCCTTAACCCTTTCTTCCTTTTCATCTGCCTCAGCTTTATTGCAACCTGAGAGTGAAAACATCAACATTAATATAACCATTAGTGATACTAGTTTTTTCATACTTTATTCATCCCCTTTTTTATAATTTAATAGGATTAATGAACCGATATTCATTAATGTGTATAATTTAAAATGAATGATTGGCCATTCATTTTTGATTTAAAAAAAATAATATTATTTTAATGCATTTACGCACATTTTAACTATTTTATTTACTCTCTCTTCTGTTAACTTATTTGTATCCATGCCATCCCTTAATAACCAACTTATGTAGGTAAAGGGCATTGCTACTAATACTAATCCCATGTCAGTAGAGTCTACTTCTTCATCTAGTTCTTTTTTCTTTTTTCCCTTCTCAACCATAGCATCAATAAATTTTTGAATCGGCATTTCACTATTTTTAATTATTCTTTGAAAAGTAGTTCCTGATTCTACAGCTAATACTGCTGCAAGCATGGCCTTTGATGGATAGTTTCTAGCCATGATAAACAGTTTTTTTATAAAATCCTCTATTATGTTATATATGGAATCTTCCCTTTTACATAAAGAATTTATCTCCTCATCATACATCCTAAAGTTACTTCTTATTAATTCAGTAACTAACTCTTCCTTACTTTCATAATGTCTGTACATATATCCAGTAGAAACCCCTGCACGTTTTGCTATTTGTGCTATGGAAGCTCCCATGTATCCATATTCAACTATCATTTCTATTGCTGCTTCTTTTATTTTCTCTATTTTTGTTGGATCTGTTCTTCTCGCCATAATTTACTTCCCTCTTCTTAAATGAATTTTAATTCATTTTATTACATTCATACACTTTAGTCAATAGGAAATATTAAATTTTCTTTTCCAATTATATATCATAATTAGTTTTTTAAATATAGTTATTTTTTATTTTTTTGAATTTTCCCACCAAAAGGCATACTTTGTATGCTTCGCTATGGAACCCTATGGTTCCCTTCGACGCAACTGAAGTTGCTGAGCACCCTCCTTTAAACAGGCAGGGGAATTCTTCCCCCACACCCCCTTCATTTTTAACTTATTCACAGTTTTAAAAGTTTATAATTTATGAGTAAGTTAAAAAGAGGTCTATTTCTAGACCTCTATTTTTCTTCCTTCCCTGAAAGTCTCTATTAAACTGTATATTACAGGTATTACTATCATAGTTAAAAAGGTAGATGCAGCCAATCCAAACATGAGACTTATGGCCATGGGTGAAAATAAACTACTATTGCCTATGGCTAATGGAACTAAACCCATTATGGTAGTTACTGCGCTTAGTATGATAGCATTAAATCTTTTATCAACTGCATCTATACAAGCCTCATCTATATTGTGACCCTCATTTCTTGCATCATTTATATACTCAATTAAAAGTATTCCGTTCTTAACAACCAATCCTATTAAAGCTATTATTCCTAAAAATGCCGTTAAGGACAGGGGCTTTTTAAAGAAGTATAGCCCTATAACAGACCCTATTATAGATAGTGGTATGGTCATAAGTATTACTAGGGGTTGTATAAATGAATTAAATTGTATAACTAAAATAATATATATTAATATTACTGTAAACCCTGCTAATATGCCTGCCACACTAAAGTATTCCTTTATGTCTTCACGTTCTCCATCAAAGGTAATTTTTACGCCAGACAAATCCATTTTAGGAAGCAACTCATTTTCTATTCTATATTCAATCTCTGTAGCATTGTATCCTGGTAATTCATTGGCTAATAGTTCTATTGATTGTTCCCTATTAAAGGTTTTTATAGTATCTAGCTTACTGGAATAATTTATTTGAGCAAATTGTTTTAATGGAACTTTTTTCCCTGTTATGGACGATTTTATTTTCATGTTACTAAGAAGGGCCGTATCTTTAATATTGCTTTCTATTTTTATATTGTATTCGCCTCCATCCCTTCTATAAACAGAAGATACCTTACCATAAAGGGCCATGTTTATTTGCTTTTGAATATCATATTTGGTTATTCCCATACTTATGGCCTTATCTTCATCTATATCCACTTGTATTTGATATACCTTATCCTTCATATCATGTCGTACATTAGTGGTTCCTTCTAATTTAGACACTTCTTTTTTCATAATATTAGCCACTTCCATTAATCTATCTAAGTTTTCCCCAGACATTCTTACTATGATCTTAGCATCTTTAGGTACTGCATTAGCTAAAAGCTTGGCCGTACACTTTCCTTCTGGTATATTTTCATCTAATATACTTTGTATATGGTCTAATAATTCTAGTTTTGATTTAAAACGATTTTCTCCTTTGGCTAAATCAAATTTGCAAAGCATTTGACCATAATCACTAGATGGTGTAGCTGGAGGCATAGTTAGATAAAATTTAGGTAATCCGTCACCTACGGCCACCGTATAATTTGTTATTTCTGGTATGTCCTTTAAAACCTCTACCACATGATCTGTAAGTCTTTCTGTAGCCTCCATATTAGCTATATTTTCCGAATCCATGTCTATATAAACTAAATCCTTATCCACATAGGGAAAAAACTCCGATGGTAACAGGGGCATAATTATTTTTACAGTAATTAATAAAACTATAAAGGTGCTGAGTACTACAGTTTTTTTTCTTTTCAAAGACTGTCCTAAACATTTGTGGAAAACTCCCCTTAACCTTTGTTTTTTTAATGCCTTCTCCTTAGTAGGTTTGAAAAAAATAGTAGCCAGAGATGGAGTTATGAACATGGCTCCCACATATGCTCCTATTATGGATATGATAAGCACTTGTGGTATAGCTAATAAAAAATCTCCTGCTGCTCCTGGTAAGCCTAGTAGTGGTGAGAAGGCTGCTATAGTAGTAAGGGTTGCTGTAAATATAGGGATTGATGACATACTAGTCCCTTTAAAAGATGCCAGTTCATTACTTTCTCCCTTATCGATCCTCACTTGAATAGTATCACTAATAACTATGGCATTATCCACAAGTATACCTAATGCTATAATAAGAGCTGTTAAAGACATTTGATGTATCTTTATTTTCATTAAAAACATTACTCCAAAGGTCATTAATATGCAAAGGGGTATGGAAGTGGATACTACTAAGGCGTTTCTAAGACCCATTCCTATAAAGACTACTATTATTACTAGTACGATACCTTCTAGTAAGCTTAACATAAAATTATTTACTGAATCCGATACATCCTTTGGT is part of the Anaeromicrobium sediminis genome and encodes:
- a CDS encoding efflux RND transporter permease subunit — encoded protein: MNTIIKKLIEKRVITIFLAVIIGLVGIYSYYILPRQESPDVSAPYAMVITSYPGATPKDVKELVTKKIEDKMVELDDFEKAMGTSKEGLSIIIVKFDSDADNDKAMQDVRNAIEDVRRDLPSGIMGIHIDTDLVKSAGIIISLSGENYTYEQLESFGELFKTELSNAEGISKFTIEGKLDKEVKVDIDIRKLNEIGLGIDDIDKILQAQNVEIPTGDIDYDGDKITVKTPGIFTSIKDIENTIIAVSPQNGNVLRLKDLANIYVDLEEGMAKYKQNGKNAVLLTGYFKENKNVVLIGKDVRKIIDNVKSKLPTDLVVEEVVYQPKDVSDSVNNFMLSLLEGIVLVIIVVFIGMGLRNALVVSTSIPLCILMTFGVMFLMKIKIHQMSLTALIIALGILVDNAIVISDTIQVRIDKGESNELASFKGTSMSSIPIFTATLTTIAAFSPLLGLPGAAGDFLLAIPQVLIISIIGAYVGAMFITPSLATIFFKPTKEKALKKQRLRGVFHKCLGQSLKRKKTVVLSTFIVLLITVKIIMPLLPSEFFPYVDKDLVYIDMDSENIANMEATERLTDHVVEVLKDIPEITNYTVAVGDGLPKFYLTMPPATPSSDYGQMLCKFDLAKGENRFKSKLELLDHIQSILDENIPEGKCTAKLLANAVPKDAKIIVRMSGENLDRLMEVANIMKKEVSKLEGTTNVRHDMKDKVYQIQVDIDEDKAISMGITKYDIQKQINMALYGKVSSVYRRDGGEYNIKIESNIKDTALLSNMKIKSSITGKKVPLKQFAQINYSSKLDTIKTFNREQSIELLANELPGYNATEIEYRIENELLPKMDLSGVKITFDGEREDIKEYFSVAGILAGFTVILIYIILVIQFNSFIQPLVILMTIPLSIIGSVIGLYFFKKPLSLTAFLGIIALIGLVVKNGILLIEYINDARNEGHNIDEACIDAVDKRFNAIILSAVTTIMGLVPLAIGNSSLFSPMAISLMFGLAASTFLTMIVIPVIYSLIETFREGRKIEV
- a CDS encoding efflux RND transporter periplasmic adaptor subunit; the encoded protein is MKKLVSLMVILMLMFSLSGCNKAEADEKEERVKAVKVQEVAKDEKPVSLDYIGTVDSKETTKYGFKVNGKIGSINVEKGDKVSKGQILATLDTSDLNFQVTAAKGVLDAAELNITKANDALSYNREYFNKIEKLYGQQAVSRDTYDKVKLQLDQSESVYLQARAQYEQAKADYDYKTTLIHDATLKSKNDGIVLDVLVEENELVGAYNPILVLRSNEQVINVGVSQRDIDKLKLGQNSQVDVDGNKADGTVTNISEVPDKESRTYNVEVTVNTNKYRLGSIANVDFPIGAESGIWVPVTSIFSNGEDYVYVIDGDRAFKRTIQIDKISDNKMLVKGLKAGEKIAISGMKNLDDGTKIKIVE
- a CDS encoding efflux RND transporter permease subunit, yielding MNSIIKKVIEKKVIVIFLSIVIGIVGAVSYYILPRQESPDVSAPYALIVTPYPGASPNDVKELVTKKIEDKMVELDGFDKVEGTSKEGLSIVLVAFDSDVDNDKAMQDVRNAVADVESELPSGTMASDINTDLTEAAGIIISLSGDNYTYDQLESFGELFEDKLSDVDGISKFTIEGKLEKEVKVVVDIEKLNQYGMGIDDIDKALQAQNVEIPSGDIEYGKDKITVKTPGIFTSLKDVENTIIGISSQNGSTVRLRDVADIYMGLEEGAQKYKQNGKNAVLLTGYFKEGKNVVIIGKDVRKIIDEVKAQLPEDLVVEEVIYQPEDVSKSVNDFMINLVEGVVLVIVVVFLGMGMRNALVVSAAIPMSILITFGVMYLMGIKIHQMSLTALIVALGILVDNAIVISDTIQVRIDNGETPDEAAQKGTSMSAIPIFTATLTTIAAFSPLLGLPGVAGDFLVAIPLVLIISIIAAYVVSMFITPAMSAMLFKKTVKKNGKENVLRKFFKNTLRNSLNKSKTVVISTFIILILVVKILMPALPSEFFPYTDKTLLYIDMNSEAASNIDATEELTDEVVDLLKDVPEITSYTVAVGNGLPKFYISMPPAMPSNDYGQMVCKFDLEKGDSRFNSNLELADFIQVLLDENISAGECKVKLLANASPSDAKVEIKVSGDDLDRLAEVSNMLKKEISHMEGVANVKHNMKDKTYEINVDVNEDKAISMGITKYDIQRQINMALYGKKSSVYRKNGNEYNIKLESNINN
- a CDS encoding TetR/AcrR family transcriptional regulator; translated protein: MARRTDPTKIEKIKEAAIEMIVEYGYMGASIAQIAKRAGVSTGYMYRHYESKEELVTELIRSNFRMYDEEINSLCKREDSIYNIIEDFIKKLFIMARNYPSKAMLAAVLAVESGTTFQRIIKNSEMPIQKFIDAMVEKGKKKKELDEEVDSTDMGLVLVAMPFTYISWLLRDGMDTNKLTEERVNKIVKMCVNALK